A segment of the Stegostoma tigrinum isolate sSteTig4 chromosome 44, sSteTig4.hap1, whole genome shotgun sequence genome:
tCACAGAAGATGCTGTAATGCGGCCACATCCCGCCCTCTTATACCTTCgggaggaatgggggtgcggccattGCTGATGGGTCACATTGTTCAGTATCTCCTAATGTCGTTTCAATGCCCAATCAgatatctgcttccctcaccaatcCGGAGAGGGCCCGGGGAGGAGGCCGGAAAAtcccggcgccaaatcatcaaccgctttctttcaaactcgaaAAGCCCGCCAATAGTTTCAAAACGGGTAGAAGTTTTACAAAGAAGAATGCGTTCATTCTTGAGATAATTTACTTTTAGAATACGCCTGTATacttcacacaatctctctctgattcCCAGGCCTAAGTGAATCGATGTGATTATGATTTTGCTTTTTACCCTGATCCTTAAGAATAAACAGATGGCAGAAAAAGAGCCCGGCGTAAGTTGCTCTGAACAGATGCATTTTATTTCACATCAGCACCCGGATACATTGATAAAAGTATCACACAGCTGTTTCTTTGCCGTTGAACTCAATACTgctttaaacaatattttacaatcGCGCTCCCTATTGCACAAGATCAACAATATTTCTACTTTTGCGATGCCAGTCCGGCAGCTGTTCTGCTTTCATCTCGGTTCACTTTGAAATTTTCCCACCGACAGCAGAAAGCCTCATTTATAGCTTTCTGCAAAACCcggggagatttgaaaataaaacaaaattcctcgGCGCGGCAAACGTAGGAAAATaccggcgccaaatcatcaaccgtTTTCTTACCGATTTGAAAAGCCCGCCAATATGGGCAATACGAGGAAGACGTTTTACATGAATGCGTATGATTTAATTTCCTTTTAGATTACAAATTGATCCTTGACATAACCTCTCTCGTTCTCATTCAAAACATCAGCGTCTTCCGAAAATTTTGTGATTATTGTGTGAGATCAGACTTCCCTGTTAATCTCGGTTCATTTTGAAAGACTCTACCCGACAACGGGGAACCCCACAGACTGcattctgaaaataaattcaCGTAGagatttggaaattgaaaaaCACAAATCGCACGATACTTCTGTTCGTATGTCTCAAATACGGGCTTATTGGTTTTGGTTACCACGAGAGAGAGTTGGGGTCGTTACCCACAGGGACAAAATCCTACAACGTGTACGAAATTGTAaaacttagttttttttttcctaaGAGGAATGAATAATTTAATTTTTCGCCGAacttagttagaacatagaacataacagcacagtacagacccttcggccctcgatgttgtgccgacctgtcataccgatttcaagcccatctaacctacactattccatgtacgtccatatgcttatccaaagacgatTTAAAAGATACCTAAAgctggagaatctactaccgttgcaggcaaagcgttccattcccttactactctgagtaaagaaactacctctgacatctgtcctgtatctttcacccctcaatttaaagctatgccccctcgtgctcgctgtcaccatcctatgaaaaaggctctccctatccaccctatctaatcctctgattattttatatgtttcaattcagtcacctctcaaccaccttctctgtaatgaaaacagcctcaagtccctcagcctttcctcgtaaaacgttccctccataccaggcaacatcccagtaaatctctgcaccctttcctcagcttccacatccttcttataatgcggtgaccagaactgtgcacaatactccaagtgcgaccgcaccagagttgtgtccagcttcaccataacctcttggttccagaactcgatccctctattaataaaagctaaaacactgtatgccttcttaacagccctgtcaacctgggtggcaactttcaaggatctgtatacatggacaccgagatctctctgctcatctacactgccatgAATCTTACCAtaagcccagtactttgccttccggttcaTTTTCATATTGCAAGTGCACCCTGAAATATTTATCAAAAACTCAACGCTCCTGCGGGTGAGAACGGTGAAACTTCAGTTTAAAGTTGCCGTCCCTCTTGTCGTTGATCAGACTTCACACCTGATATGGCAATCCAGCAGCTATACTAGCTTTATCTCAgttcattttgaaagcctcttaTCGACAGCTGAGAGCCTCATTTACAGTGTTCTGCAAAAATCAGACGACGTCAGTGGCGTtttgaaaatttaatttaaaaaaagaacaaataaatttcaaaatctaTTCGTGGGACGACAACAGTTACTTTTCTTTCCGGGAGTGAAACTCGTGTTTCATACCCCACGGGGCACTGTACCTTCTGCCCTGATCAAGGGTTAAAGAATAACTGGAAAATATAGAATTTGCTGAAAAGTGACTCGGTGTCGATAAATATGCTCTCTATACAGGCCGGGAAAAGAGACTGGGAAATACGCAACCGACAATAAAGGGCAGAGGGTCTGGGATCAAACGAAATTATTTTTATAATTAAAAACAAAGCTTAGCGACATTCATTATCCAGACCCAGAATCAATTGTAAAGCTAAAACTTCATTTGAaaagaagggtctcgccccgaaacgtcaatttacctgcttctctgatgctgtttggtttgctgtggtcatccagctccacatcttgtcgtctcagattctccagcatcggctatCCAAGTTAATACGGTTCAGCTGTTTCAGTGAGGTAgtgggtggctcttaaaagagcctttgggttttGGATGTGTTTTTTCAACACAATGTGGGgtctcacttggagctggtgtacttggtcaccgcctttgtaccctccgacacggcgtgtttggccagctccccgggcagcagcagccgcaccgcggtctggatctcccgggagctgatggtcctgcgcttgttgtaatgggccaggcgggaagcctcccctgcgatacgctcgaaaatatccttgacgaacgagttcatgatgctcatcgccttggaggagatgccggtgtcggggtgaacctgcttcatcactttgtaGATGTAGATAGagtaactttctttcctggatCGTTTCCTTTTCTTGCCGGCTTTGCCCGGCgccttcttgatgattttcttgGCGCCCTTCTTGGAGGCTTGCTGCGCTTTCTTCTCATCTGGCATAGCGTCAGTCACTTTCAGACACAAAATAAGCGAAAGCCGTCTCGGAGCTCGCTTTTTATAGCCTGATCGCGtcagcaatgctaatgagggaTGAGGGAAATCCTTGTTCCTGATTGGGTACTTTACAAGAATGTCACACCATGAGATTAGCCTTTCTGTGATTGGTTAGTGTCAAACACAAAGTGGATCTCTTCGGTTCTGCAACGAAATGTGAAACACAAACCGAAATTTTGTACACGGATCAAATTCCTATCTCCCTTGCAGTTGAACTGGTTGTCAATATTTTGAACACAGTCCTGCGAGATTTTAATTGTGACAAGGTGTTTTATTCCGCTCAGTGATCTTTTGTGAGTAAAATGTTACCTTGTTTCATCACCAGCTGAGATTTCCTTATTAAGCTGTGGGGAGTATTGTTTTGTGAAGACTTTCGGGTTTCTTGAGCGACAATTTGCCGAATATCTGTCATTCTCTGCATTGTGGAAATGGGAGTGCGGTTCTCGATCTGTCCCTAGAGTTGCAGTGGGGTAGAGATcgcctgaggtttgtctggattctccagcatctgcagtcaccattatctctgatacaattttaacttcactgcaaagcttcttccagggatgcctgacttgaagaagttaccatccTCCCTCCAGAATAAAAGCAGACTCTTTACTAAATgggcagaaaattcagaagtcttgcatgcaaagagacttgggagttctactCCAGGAATGTCTCACGGTAAACtcgcaggttgagtcagtagtcaggaaggcaactacaatactggcatttattttgccaggacttcaaggcagagattgacaaattcttgatctcacaaggaatcaagggctacggggagagtgcagggaagtggagttgaaatgcccagccgTGACTTAAatagtggagtggacttgatgggccgaatggcctcacttccactcccatgtcttatggtcttacggactTGAATATGTAAAAAAAGGATGTACTTATGAGGCTTTAGAAGACTCGAGTCAGGCCACGTTTGAAGTagcatgtgcagttttgggccccatatctcaggaaggatgtactgcccctggagcaggttcagaggaggttcacgagaatggtcccaggaatgaaaagctgaacatatgagcaatgtttgaggattctgggactgtactctttggagtttagaaggatgataatCAAAACTTAGACTACTGaatgcctggacagagtggatgtagggaagatgcttccattggtaggagagactaggacccaagggcacagccttcaaGTAAAGGGcaggccttttagaacagagataaggagaaacttcttcagccagagagcggtgaatctatggaattcactgccacagaaggctgtggaggccaggttattgagtgcatttaagggtgagatagataggtttttgattgtcaaggggatcaaggttatggggagaaggaaggagaattGGCTGAAGGAACttctcagccatgatttaatggtggagcagacttgatgggccaaatagcctgatttctgctcctatgtcttatggtcttatagtaacACAGTATGGACATGGGCCCTTCCGCTCAAACTGGTTCATgatgaccatggtgcccactcagctggatccaattgcccACATTATATCCCTCGAAATCCTTCccttccatgtacctgttcaaatgttttttttttaagtgttgatattgtgcctgcctcaacaactttctctggcagctgattccacacgtgctccactctctctgtgaagttggcacccctcaggtccttcttaaattctTGCCCTCTCACccgaaacctatgccctccagttttcaattcctcatctgtggggaaaaaaaacaaacatgatTTGCATTTATCTGACCTATgggcctcatgattttatacatctgaatAAGGTCACACTTCATTCTCCTACGgtccaagaaataaagtcctaccctggccaacatctcgcTATAACTCAGGCCCACTAGTCCTgcataaatcttctttgaacaCTTTCTAGTTGAACTAGGTCTTTtttacaacagggtgaccaaaactctaCACAATAGTCTGAGTCTATTCTAAATGCCTCgatcaatgaaggccagcatgctgaaTTCCTTCTTCAGCACCCTACCCACCTGCGACACTGCTTTAACCAAACGACTTATCTGTACTCCTTGGTCCCTCTGTACCACATCACTAATCagggaccttaccatttactataCAAGGCTTACTATAGTTTGacattccaaagtgcaacacctcacacctatctgcattgaattgcattttccaatccttggcccacttccccatctgattaagatccctctgtaattttcgaTAACCTTCCCCACTATGAACGATACCGCCTAACattgcatcatctgtaaacttactaatcatgctttgcacattcacatccagatcatttatgttaataacaaataacaaaggtcccagcaccaatccctgtggcacaccacaagtcacaggcctccagtccgagaaacaatcTTCAACTGTCACCCTCTGCTttgtaccatcaagccaattttgaatccaatgagcTAGCTTTCCCTGTTCaagtgagccacaacacactgcagcatcccGGAGTTTCATAAAGCCAAGGAAGAACACAGATAGTGTCTTTAGAAATGACAGTTACTCAAAATGCATTGTTCGCAGATGCCACACAACTGAtgacaacaggaagacacaacacatcCAGTGATAGTAGTCACCAGACTATGCACTGAGGGTGTGAAATAACCACCAGGTTACTCTACCCCGTAAGAATCATGATAGCCCACGAACTGACAGCCGCTGTTGAGAATGAAGgatccaacattcacaattagcAGAACCAATGCgatttacaagataccatgcaaatACTGCCACAAACCTTACCCAAGGCAAACCGGTAGGAAACCCGCCATCAGGATTCATGGACATCAACTCGCTGCCAAAAGTCATGGCCAACTACCACTCACCTTAATGCACGTGGATAAAGAGGGACACCTGTTTGACTGGGACAAGGTAGCCATCAGAGGACATCCCAAAcaaagacatgcacaagaattcaaactagaactccattaacaaacatgtccAGCTGGACACCACACACCAACCACTAAGAAACCAATCTGGAAGTGTTGctcaccaccccagcaaactgaggcacataaatagcaagaaggACAGAATACCAACGTTTCATTCacggtgcactgatgatgttgtgtagtatggtgatgaaatgtctgtgaacaaaCTTacaagctcagtgagcaagtcaacagcagCATATTTAATGAACTGACCctgacatttcagtgaaagcGATTATCaacatgtatctgtcaatttccacAATTTGACTGTCACTGTGATCAAactctgtcagtttctgcttggtggCCATGTGAGTGCAGTTATCAATAAGGACGTTTCAGATTCCGCTCTGTGAATGAGAGTAATTATCAAACTGTACATGTCAGTTAGTTTATGCTGCGTATAACTGGGAAGGCTGATTCCagaatttgcagttcttgctatgtccaaGGTTGTTATCAATCTGTTCCTGTCAAGTTCGTCCATTGGATATGTGCGTGAAAGCAATGTGCACCTATCATTTGCttctctgtcaatttgcaagtCCTGTTACCAAGATGTACCTGTGAGAACCTACTCTGAATATTTGAGTACAGTCAGCAATccgtgcctgtctgtctgtcgaTTTGTGATTGCAGTTCTAAGTTTGTAGCTGTCACTTTGCTCTGTGAAATTGGGAGTGTTATCATCAATATATTCCTGCCAGTTTCAGTCTCTGTGAATGCGAGTACAGCAATGAATATGTGCATAATAGTTTCTATTATGTGACTATGTGAACATTTTTCATCAACCTTTTACTTGCAGTTTCTGAAGTATTAATATGGTCAAATACCATTTTTTTCCTGTCTGACCCTGCAATATGAATGCTTGAGTTTAGGTAGTACTACTCCTAAAAGTGGATCAGTTGTCAGGCAGCCAATAATATTATCGGTGGACGTGTGATTCATTATGTGAAGTTGATATTTGAGTAATTCTAtgcagatttccttcaattcctgaTGGTATACTTTGGACAAGGATTCAGTCTACCAATCTTCAAAACTGGTGTAAATGTCAATGGGTTATTTTAGGTGAAACCTGTTCAAACTGGGTATTTtgaatggagagagaagcaaaataAAGTGGCATTCCTCTGTCTTGTTTTATTGTCGGCTTTGACGTGTCTGACTGGAAATTAAAGCTCAACGTGTGTCTGATTCAATCTGCTCCGTGACTGGGGAAAGGATGTTCTCATGCTGTGATAGTGGGAACATATCTGCTGTTTGTTAGGAGGAGCTTTGTACTGAAGAAATGATACATTGTCTTGTTCCTTCAagtgtttgtctgcaggaaggaAAACACAGATAGCTCCTGTAAACCGTCATCAGATGGGTGTGAAAACATTTAACTGATCAATTCAACATTTTGCTAATAAACATTCAGATATTTAAATTATCACTaggaattctaacagaactgtggGTCTGATTGCACTCTTGCCCTGAGCTGCACTACATTTGatcaatttttaaaacttcaa
Coding sequences within it:
- the LOC132206942 gene encoding histone H2B type 1-O-like translates to MPDEKKAQQASKKGAKKIIKKAPGKAGKKRKRSRKESYSIYIYKVMKQVHPDTGISSKAMSIMNSFVKDIFERIAGEASRLAHYNKRRTISSREIQTAVRLLLPGELAKHAVSEGTKAVTKYTSSK